A genomic region of Chlorobaculum parvum NCIB 8327 contains the following coding sequences:
- the menC gene encoding o-succinylbenzoate synthase has protein sequence MKLLHADICRYELPFIAPVTVRGVLLRKREGLLLRLTSEGATAYGEIAPLTGLHAESLDEALQVLTAFIPELSRLTRNTSAERLRLIGETKLPPSVATGIEMALVNLEALETGSIPVFPDAFSPASKIPVNALLAGDTATVLDRAAKRYTEGFRAFKLKVRKGQLDEAIASIRAFHDMFGNNAELRLDANQSLDFDEAVGFGKALPHGSISYIEEPLTDAALIPEFHAATSLPSALDESLWQRPELLDEIGPEPLGALVLKPNCIGGIAKSLDIAAKAHRMGLQAVFSSAFESSVSLGMYALLAAVSSPNPAASGLDTASFLADDLTDTPFAAPDGFADPAAAWRDSLRVKPEMIEIVESWTL, from the coding sequence GTGAAGCTGCTTCATGCCGACATCTGCCGGTATGAACTCCCGTTTATTGCACCGGTCACGGTCAGGGGCGTGCTCCTCCGAAAACGCGAGGGGCTGCTCCTGCGCCTGACAAGCGAGGGGGCGACCGCATATGGCGAAATCGCCCCCCTCACCGGCCTGCACGCCGAATCGCTCGACGAGGCATTGCAAGTGCTCACCGCATTCATTCCCGAACTTTCACGACTCACTCGGAACACTTCCGCCGAACGGCTGCGGCTAATCGGCGAGACGAAGCTGCCGCCGTCGGTGGCAACAGGCATCGAAATGGCGCTCGTCAACCTCGAAGCTCTCGAAACCGGCTCGATTCCAGTTTTTCCTGACGCCTTCTCTCCAGCATCGAAAATTCCCGTCAACGCGCTGCTGGCCGGAGATACGGCGACGGTGCTCGACCGTGCGGCGAAGCGCTACACCGAGGGATTCCGCGCGTTCAAGCTGAAGGTGCGCAAAGGGCAGCTTGATGAAGCAATCGCCAGCATTCGGGCGTTTCATGACATGTTCGGCAACAACGCCGAACTGCGGCTCGACGCCAACCAGTCGCTCGATTTCGACGAGGCGGTCGGGTTCGGCAAAGCGTTGCCGCACGGCAGCATCTCGTACATCGAGGAGCCGCTGACTGATGCGGCGCTGATCCCGGAGTTCCACGCCGCAACCAGCCTGCCGTCAGCGCTCGACGAGTCGCTCTGGCAGCGTCCGGAGCTACTGGACGAGATCGGCCCCGAACCGCTCGGCGCACTGGTGCTCAAGCCAAACTGCATCGGCGGCATCGCAAAATCGCTCGACATCGCGGCCAAAGCGCATCGGATGGGCTTGCAGGCGGTCTTCAGCTCGGCCTTCGAGAGTAGCGTCAGCCTCGGTATGTACGCGCTCCTGGCCGCCGTCTCCTCGCCAAACCCGGCGGCGTCCGGCCTTGACACGGCGAGCTTTCTGGCTGATGATCTTACCGACACGCCCTTCGCCGCACCGGACGGTTTCGCCGATCCCGCCGCCGCATGGCGTGACAGCCTGCGCGTGAAACCGGAGATGATCGAAATCGTCGAGTCATGGACATTGTAG